The sequence below is a genomic window from Streptobacillus canis.
AAATTTGCATTTACTGAAATACAAGCAGATGCAATACTTGAAATGAGATTACATAGATTAACAGGTCTAGCAAGAGAAGAAATAGATGCTGAATATGATAAATTAATGATGTTTATTGCAGATCTTGAAGATATACTTGCTAAAGATGAGAGAAAATATGCAATTATCAAGGAAGAAGTATTAGAATTAAAACAAAAATATGGAGATCCAAGAAGAACAGCTATTGAAGAAGATAGAAATGAAATAAATATAGAAGACTTAATCAAGAATGAAGATGTAATAGTTACTATAACTAAGAGAGGATATGCAAAACGTATGTCACTTGATAGCTATAAAGCGCAAAAAAGAGGTGGAAAAGGAGTATCTAATACTACAACTATCGAAGATGATGTGCTAAAAGACCTATTTACAGCTAAGACGCTTGATACTTTAATGGTATTTAGTGATAAAGGTAAAGTATATTCTATTAAAGTTTACGAAATACCTGAAGTAAGTAAACAAGCTAGAGGTAAATTAATAGGAAATATTATAGAGCTTGATGAAAACGAAAAAATTTCAGTAATAATACCAGTTGATGAAGTAGAAAATGATAATAGAGATTTAATATTTATTACTAGAAATGGTATAGCTAAGAAAACTAAGATTTCTGAGTTTAAAACTATTAATAGAAATGGTAAGATAGCTATTTCATTTAAAGAAGATGAAGATGAAGTTAAATTCGTTGGTATTACTTCTGGAAGTGAAAAAGATGAAATCTTCATATCTACTAAAGGTGGTATGGCAGTAAGATTTAAAGAAGAAGATATACGTTCTATGGGAAGAACTGCTGCAGGAGTTAGAGCAATTAAATTAAATGCTGGAGATGAAGTAGTTTCTGCTGATGTAATTTATACAGATAATAACGTAGAAGAAATGAGCGTATTAAGTGTAACTTCTTTAGGAATAGGGAAGAAAACATTACTTTCTGAATACAACACTATCAAGAGAGGTGGAAAAGGAGTTAAAAACTATAACCTTGAAAGAAGAAGTAAAGAAGAAAGTGAAAATCATTTCGTAGTTTATTCAACTATAATAGATCCTACTGATGAAAATTCAGAAAATATGGAATTAGTTGCAATATCAACTACAGGAACAGTAATACGTATTAAGATTAAAGATCTTCCAGTAGTAGGAAGAAACAGTAAAGGTGTTAAAATACAATCTCTTAAATATAAAGAATACCTAGTATCAGCTGATAGAGTTGCTGCTGAAAATTCTGAAGAAGAGGAAATAGTTGAAGAATAGGAGTGATGGTATGAATATGAAAAGATTCTTGTTTTTACTAACAAATGAGGTAGAAATAAATGAGTTCTTAAAGTTATCTAAATCTTTAGATAAGAAATACCCACATATAGAAAAGGATGTAGTATATATTAAAGATATTATGAAATATGACATCTTTCCATTAACTATACAGGGAATGGGAGTTAGTGCTAATACTAATTTACTTATTGAAGATTATCTAAGATTAGAAGATGAGATTTTTGAAAGCTACAAGGAAAGATTAGCAGAAGGTAACTTCAGAAAAATATACTCTTTAGAGGGTGAAATAGTTGACGTAGCTATGGAAGAATTAAAAGCTTACGATTTACTAGTAGTGTGTAGAACAGAGAATGGAACTATAAGTGATAATTTACATTCACTATTAAGACATCACTATAAACCTATGTTAATACTTTCAATAACAGATAGAGAATATTCATTTGATAATATATTAATGTTAAATGATGGTGGATACATGGTTAATAGAACTGTTTATGATTACTTCGATACTTTTGGTGTACAAGATATAGATGTACTAAGAGTTAATGTAGAAGATCAAAACAGATTAACTGAAAGATTTGGTTCTAAATGTAATATAATAGATAGAAAAGGTGATGAGGTATCTATTATCTTATCAGAAGTACCAAAATATGATTTAATTTTAATGGGTGTATTAAAATACTCAATAATATTTGAAAGACTTACAGGGCAAGTAGGACTAAAAGTATTTGAAAAAACTGAAACACCTATATATATGGGGTGATAGTATGAAAATACTATTATGCTCTGATTCTCATACAGATTTAAAATATTTTTATGAAGTAATCAAGAAAGAAAACCCAGAATTAATAATTTTTGCAGGAGACTATAGCGCTGATGCTATAGAAATGTCTTATGCAGTAGATATACCTTTTCATATAGTAAAAGGTAATTGTGACTATTTTGATGATGAAACTAAGGAAACTTTAGAGTTAGAAATAGAGTCTATGGGTAAGGTAATACTTACTCATGGACACCTTTTTGGTGTTAAATCAAATATGAATAGTATATATAAGTTTGGAGTAGAAAAAAATGCAAATTATGTAATTTTTGGACATACTCACATTCAGCATAAAAGTGAATTTAAAGATGTAGTTTTCATTAATCCTGGAGCTATAATGAATCATGAATATGCAATATTAGAAGATGGCGTTCTAGAATTTAAGGGAGGAAGAAGATGAATAATGTAGTAAAACCACGTAAGATATTTGAAACAGTTATGTTGTGGTTATTATCATTTTGCTTATTAATAAAACTATTATTAATGGCAAAAGTAGGAGATATTTTCTATAAACTTAGAGGTAAAATTACTACTCAGACAGACTTTGTAACTTTAGTTAAAA
It includes:
- the gyrA gene encoding DNA gyrase subunit A gives rise to the protein MSNEQLIYIEDEIKASYLDYSMSVIVSRALPDVRDGLKPVHRRILYAMDELKMYHNTPFKKSARLVGEVLGKYHPHGDSAVYNSMVRMAQDFNTRYMLVDGHGNFGSIDGDSAAAMRYTEARMSKIAEEMLVDINKDTIDWRKNFDESLDEPTVLPAKLPNLLLNGTTGIAVGMATNIPPHNLGELSDGIVALIDNRDITIDELITHVKGPDFPTGGIIYGKAGIYSAYRTGRGKVRVSARTEIVTDKKGKQSIVITELPYQINKSNLIKRIGELVKDKVITGISDLADLSSLDGIRIVIDIKRGEEAEIVLNKLLKFTDLQSTFGIIMLALVNNAPKILNLKEILEKYLEHRYDVITRKTIFDLNKAKDRAHILEGLRKALDHIDEIIATIRGSKTRALAKESLIAKFAFTEIQADAILEMRLHRLTGLAREEIDAEYDKLMMFIADLEDILAKDERKYAIIKEEVLELKQKYGDPRRTAIEEDRNEINIEDLIKNEDVIVTITKRGYAKRMSLDSYKAQKRGGKGVSNTTTIEDDVLKDLFTAKTLDTLMVFSDKGKVYSIKVYEIPEVSKQARGKLIGNIIELDENEKISVIIPVDEVENDNRDLIFITRNGIAKKTKISEFKTINRNGKIAISFKEDEDEVKFVGITSGSEKDEIFISTKGGMAVRFKEEDIRSMGRTAAGVRAIKLNAGDEVVSADVIYTDNNVEEMSVLSVTSLGIGKKTLLSEYNTIKRGGKGVKNYNLERRSKEESENHFVVYSTIIDPTDENSENMELVAISTTGTVIRIKIKDLPVVGRNSKGVKIQSLKYKEYLVSADRVAAENSEEEEIVEE
- a CDS encoding GntR family transcriptional regulator produces the protein MNMKRFLFLLTNEVEINEFLKLSKSLDKKYPHIEKDVVYIKDIMKYDIFPLTIQGMGVSANTNLLIEDYLRLEDEIFESYKERLAEGNFRKIYSLEGEIVDVAMEELKAYDLLVVCRTENGTISDNLHSLLRHHYKPMLILSITDREYSFDNILMLNDGGYMVNRTVYDYFDTFGVQDIDVLRVNVEDQNRLTERFGSKCNIIDRKGDEVSIILSEVPKYDLILMGVLKYSIIFERLTGQVGLKVFEKTETPIYMG
- a CDS encoding YfcE family phosphodiesterase, whose translation is MKILLCSDSHTDLKYFYEVIKKENPELIIFAGDYSADAIEMSYAVDIPFHIVKGNCDYFDDETKETLELEIESMGKVILTHGHLFGVKSNMNSIYKFGVEKNANYVIFGHTHIQHKSEFKDVVFINPGAIMNHEYAILEDGVLEFKGGRR